The genomic segment GTTGTATTGAAAGAGGCTGAGTTCCAGAGAAAGGAACACATCAGGAAACAAGGTTATGACAGATTCTAACCATTCTACAGCCCATCCCCATGTAATACTAGTACAAAatcaaacaatgaaatataatgttgcataatattaatatattttaactgGGGGATAAACATGAAAAAGTTCCTGTTGTGGCTGAACTGTCATCTTATCTAAGGTCTGTTTTGGTATTCAACTTTTATGAACTTTTCACAGGACCTCATTTCTCAGAGTACCTGACTTTCCATGTGGATGATAACTGCACTGTTATGCTTGTATGCAAGGTGAATACAAATACTGATTTGCAGAGGAAGATTGTTGTGTTCACACATAAAAAGtagtgtatatttaaaatatcttacAGTTcatttgtatgtaaatgttttgaacACCAGACATCTCCACAACATAGCCTATGgggttttataaataaatggattGACAGCTTGGTGTTTTCACTGTCTGACATTGCTTGCTGAACTAAAGGACTGACACCATGGTGTTGTTTATGTCATTTTGATGTAGTTGGCGAATGTGAAGAAAGACACCACCTTCAGTTGGTTTAAAGATGATGAGGAAATCACTCTTGATGTTGCCCCTAACCCAATGTCTGGAGGCTGTGCTCTTCCTATCCCCTTGGTAACCAGCTCAGAACCACAGTTATACATCGCTAACACAGACTTTAAGTGCTGTGCATATATTTCTATGTAACCAAATCTAACCAAGATAATCTGTGATTTAATGGATACAGTATCTATTGAGCTGATGGTTCTTACTAGAAGTGTCTTTTGTACTTTTGCATTCAATCCACTGCATAGTTCTCCAGAAAAGACCAGGGAATTTACAAAGCTGTACTGAGTGATGATCGTGGAAAGGATACTTCTATTTATGACATATCTGGCAAAGGTAATGTGTTGGGGCTTTTTTACTGCTTAGTATTTGCTGTCATGTTGCAATATAATTCATActtcttttccttgttttgcAGTATTTGAGGACATCATCAATGCCATTGCCCGCATTGCTGgtatatttattgttgttgttgttgttgtgcatCAAATACAATAGCATTTCTATTTGCTTAGTTTGTCTGAGGGttcttaattaaaaatgattaaactaATTTATTTGCTTACAATTATTTGGTATTAGTTTGATATTGTAATGCATGTTATTACATGCAAAGTGAATACGATACAAGAGCAATGCAATAGCAATCCTCAAACCATGTGCAGTCTATACACATGTTGTTAGAGTGAGGCTAAAGATAATTTGAATGTTTAGTGTAATTGCACAGAGCTGTTTTGATGCCTACTGAATTGGCAGGACAACACACAGGAGAACTGGGGCTACCTTCTAAATGGCTCACAATTCTTACAGGTTCCTCTGCTTCTGACCTGATGATGCAGTGCACTCCAGAGGGCATCAGACTGCAATGTTACATGAAATACTACACAGAGGAGATGAAGACCAGCTGGTTCCACAAGTAACAGCAGGATTTTACTGTTAATCCACCAGACATCATAAGATCCTCAGCACCTGTTCATGTCTTTATTGGCAGAGTTAATGAGaattattactactaatattttaaatactgctCAAAATAAGTCAGtaaataaacttaaaacatAATGAACATTGCTGAACCTGCTAACACGGTCCTAATCGATGTATTGACAGAATGGCAAATTGCATAAGCTTAGAGCACTCATCAATAGAATCTTATAAAAAATGAGAAACTGCCATTTTCCACATATTGTCATTGACAAAGAAATGTCATTAAGTATCTAATAGTTGGTGGTGTTGGGGATTTGAGGGAGAGTAAGATCGCCTCCTCAGAGAAGATGAGGATCGGAGGCACATGTGAGATGGCCTGGATGCAAATTTGTGAGCCTACTGATAGGGAGAAGGGTCATTACTCGATCGAGATCCATGATGGCAAGAATGCCCACATCCGCACCTTTGACCTTTCTGGACAAGGCAAGTCAAAAGCTGtattagttattttttatatagGCTTGTCACTCTTAGCAGTATGTTTTATGCAGGTATTCTGTCCATCAGAAAAGTTGAGGTTTGAGTATTATAATTGCCAAAAGATATAAAATGACATGTAATGTGTAGCTCAAACTATTGGACATGCACATGTATTTGTAAATACTGAATGGGATTGTAATTCaacatataatgtataaatcTTCAGTTATTGTCTTCAAAAAAAGTACTGatatataatttctttttcttttcaaaacagCATACACTGAGGCCTATGCAGAATTCCAAAGACTCAAGtaagacaaacacttaacatatagatatatattttcacatataatattttctttcttttgctaatgagctttgcattatttttatttttttagggCTGCTGCCTTTGCTGAGAAGAGTAAGTATGAGAATGATGACAGCAAAAGATTTTGCATGCAGTACTGTTGTGCTTTATTGTTTCGTTCAATGTATCTTTTAAGGATATTGATATAATAGTAttgatatatatttaattatattccagttaatggtatttatttaacaaatatagAACATTCTGACTTAATATTCATGTCCTATTGATGATGTAATTACTGCATATACTGCATATTGTGAGCTGTCTGCATTTACCAAAATGCCTCTTTTTTGTGTAGACCGTGGCAGGGTAGTTGGTGGACTACCTGATGTTGTCACCATTATGGAGTATAAGGTAATATTTACCTGATCTGTGCcttattgtaattaattaaaactggCTGAATTTGTATTCTTATCATAATGCTCTTTAAAGTAATTTAATGTGCACAATGTTTCCCTTGTCTTattgtgacctctgacctttgcaGACCCTGAGTTTAACATGCACAGTTTGGGGTGATCCCAAGCCAGAAGTTACCTGGTTTAAAAATGAGCAGGAAGTCGTGTCTGATGATCACAACCAGATCTCCTTTGAGAGTGGCAAGTTTGCCAGCCTTACCATCAAGTCTGTCACTGTGGATGACTCGGGCAAATATAGCATCAATGTGCGCAACAAGTATGGTGGCGAGTTTGTTGAGATCACGGTCAGCGTCTACAAGCAGGGGGAGCAGATCCCTGAACCCAAACTGGGCCAGATGTCTAGATCCAGCGCAGCGCCCAAACCAGCTGCACCACCCTCCACAAAGCCCCAAACTCCTACACCATCCATGAagtcccccacccccacccaaccccactCTGTTAAATctccaaccccaaccccacctcCAAGCATGAGGTCTCCTCCCCCAGCTCCTAAATCCCCTACCCCACCGAGGAGTGCCAAgtctcccacccccccccaggTTTATGAGGTCCCCAACTCCCACTAAGAAGTAAACACAAGGTTTTTTGCAGCTTCAGTATGTTATTGTTGCAAAGAGTGCTTTATAACATTAGGAAAGCTGGCCTCTACATCAGCTTTCCATTTTTAATAAGGTGGCATCTGATTCAGTAATTCTCTCCCttatttacccccccccccccccaaaaaaaaagggttgGGATTGATTCTCTTAGATCATCTTAAAACTCAAAATGTTGCATCCAGCATATAAACCCTCAGTGAAATTGTGAAACAAATACCTGATATAGTTTgcaagtttgtttgtgtttatatgttgtACACATCAAGCCAAAAATATGAGGATTATGAAGTTGAATCTAAAAGGGTCTGTTTACTAAAGCAGGCACCATCACTGCAAACAGCATCACTACATCACTGTCTTGTCTCATTTTGTCCTGCAGCTTTAGAATTATTTGGCAATTAAAACCAGTGATCAACTTCCCTCTGTTTCttcttattttgatttttgaCTTTTAACCTTGCAAGATTCCAACTTTGACCCTCAACAAAGACTTTAACAATGTCAAAAATGCAAAAGTACTTGAATTTCTCAGTTTAGTATCCTGAGAAAAACAACCGCAGTTCCATATGCAAAGCGAACGCTCAGCTAGTACTCAGAAAAGACACAGCTATAATTACTCCATGGGAAATGAATACAGATGTCACTGTGTTGAATTTAGTAATTTGCATCTGAATCTCAGTTGAAAAGAACTACATTTTAGAATTCAAAGCAATTACTTCACAACAGAAAACACTTCGGTGGATCAAAAAAATATCAGTATTCTGTTTGTCTTGCCTCTTTAAAGAGCTTAGTTATCAGGGTAAAAGAAAGTTTACAGATGATTGGTGTGAATGAAATACTCTAATGGACAAGAAGACCTGTGATAAATGTTCTTATTCATAGATTTGTATATAAATTTAAAGTTAAAACTTTATAACAAATTTATGGAtccaaattaaataaatagaagcTCAATTATTAAAgtcatattattatttacaaaaaaaacccaaaaacaaatgGTGCATTAAGCTTGCATTTAACCATGATATGAATAATTGgtgctaaaaaaaattaagatgcGATTTTCTGCCTAAAGTTGAAAAAAGTTGCTTaaagtccaactttctagagggcCTAGTCTTGTGCTGATCGCGTGAATGTGTCTGAGACCCAAcccacaagagaacgtccattaagggcaacggagggtagttgtctggggtggaggtgtggtgggctacagcagggggcgtcagggggaggtgggagtagccatggcagctgtgATGGGTTgtggctcagtaacatcatgaccaTGgctaggtgtacctcagcagaaagagacaCTAGATTACTGCACAAAGGGCTCACCTAGTGTCCCACGTATCACACTGTCTTCTCCCAGGGCCTCTAATCAATCCTCAAGCTTCACAGaaattgcaaacaacttctgcTGGGCTGGAGTTCTGTCAAGAGCCTCTTCAGTGCTGAGGTTACACTTGATACCCTGTAGTCCTCAGTGTCTGATTGGAAAACATTTCCCCTGCCATTGGCATCCCACAGGCTATGAGAGAGTATGATGACATCATTTGTGAGGAAGGTGGCAATATAGTTATACTTCCTGGCCATCTCTTTAATTCCAGTGCAAAAGGTGAAGGCACAGTCAGCAGCTCCAATCCCAAGCTTAGGCTTGAAACAGATCTCCATCTGATGTGAACCACTAGCAGATGCAAAGCTATCCACATCAACAGCCATATGGTACATCTCTctcagcagctgctgtaggaAAAGCATATCATGATTATTCAGCAAGGTAGTAGCGGGAAAGACACAAGTTTGGCGCCCAGCTGGTCTGGAGTTCCTAAGATTTATATGtgaaggaggaaaagaagaagaacCCTAAGGTTTGAATCTGGCCAAGCATGACCTTAGCAACAGTGCGGAGAGAAGTATGCAGTGGTATCCAGGCGATGGTTCAGGGATTGCAAATGATACGAGTGGTTTGCTCATCCAAGGGAAGAGCCGGGAATGTGGAAAGACCAGGGACCAGAAGGACATCACTGTGGAAAGATCAGGGAGCAGAAGGACATCACTGTGGAAAGATCAGGGAGCAGAAGGACAGTGGTAACTCCAGAGAGCTTCTGGACATGGATGCACCATAAGCAGCCTTGGCTGTGATGCAAAAAAATACTGATCAATATCCTCAAAcatgcatttatgcattttattagtCAAACTATCAGCTGATCCAATCATTGTCTGCTGGGGAAAAAATGATTCCAAAAACTTTAGAATTAGAGCTGGACAAAATTAAAAGATAGGTGAGTTAGTTCAGCAAGGAGGAATTTACGTGAAAGAAGCAAGCTGGGACTGTCTTTGATCTAAACACTCCATGAACATCTGTGGCTTCAAAGCGAATAAAGCCTATGCTCTCACAGACAATCCCCTGCTGAAATGAGACTTTGAGATCCACAAGATCCATGATATCCTATCTGAGTATTCTTCTTGTTATCTATGGTGTAAACAAAAATGGCTGGTGATTAAATATCTGGAGTAATAAGTGTTGAATGCAAGGATTAATTATTCAACATTAAGTCACAAAAGGTTTttagaaaaatctaaatgttcTTCTATTTTTATCTCGGCCTGCAAGGAAGAGTGGCAGTAAAGTGAAGTTAAATATTCCAAATGCACACTGACCTGAATGTGATGTCCATCCATTTGAACTGCAGGGCCTATTGGTATGACCATCAGTACACAAtgaccacccccccaccccccgactCCCAGCCAGATGAAGCACTCTCTTGGTGTTGAGGTTCTTTTATTACTCTCTAGAATGGGTTTGAAGGTTGTTAAGGACTTGAATGGTTC from the Electrophorus electricus isolate fEleEle1 chromosome 26, fEleEle1.pri, whole genome shotgun sequence genome contains:
- the lgsn gene encoding LOW QUALITY PROTEIN: lengsin (The sequence of the model RefSeq protein was modified relative to this genomic sequence to represent the inferred CDS: inserted 2 bases in 2 codons; substituted 3 bases at 3 genomic stop codons), with the translated sequence MDLVDLKVSFQQGIVCESIGFIRFEATDVHGVFRSKTVPACFFQAKAAYGASMSRSSLELPLSFCSLIFPQXCPSAPXSFHSDVLLVPGLSTFPALPLDEQTTRIICNPXTIAWIPLHTSLRTVAKVMLGQIQTLGFFFFSSFTYXILGTPDQLGAKLVXFPATTLLNNHDMLFLQQLLREMYHMAVDVDSFASASGSHQMEICFKPKLGIGAADCAFTFCTGIKEMARKYNYIATFLTNDVIILSHSLWDANGRGNVFQSDTEDYRVSSVTSALKRLLTELQPSRSCLQFL